The following are encoded in a window of Heterodontus francisci isolate sHetFra1 chromosome 2, sHetFra1.hap1, whole genome shotgun sequence genomic DNA:
- the klhl7 gene encoding kelch-like protein 7, whose product MASVGTEKGSIKKKSEKKFAAREEAKLLATFMGVMNNMRKQKILCDVLLVVSDRKIPAHRVVLAAASHFFSLMFTTNMLESKSYEVELKDAEPDIIELLVEFAYTARISVNSNNVQSLLDAANQYQIEPVKKMCVEFLKEQIDASNCLGISVLAECLDCPELKTSADAFIHQHFTEVYKTDEFLQLDVKRVTHLLKQDALTVRAEDQVYDAAVRWLKYDELNRQQHMVDILAKVRFPLISKNFLSKTVQAESLIQDNPECLKMVISGMRYHLLSPEDREELGESTRPRQKKHDYRIALFGGSQPQSCRYFNPKDYTWMDIRCPFEKRRDAACVFWDNVVYILGGSQLFPIKRMDCYNVVKDSWYSKLGPPTPRDSLAACAAEGKIYTSGGSEVGNSALYLFECYDTRTENWHTKPSMLTPRCSHGMVEAKGLIYVCGGSLGNNVSGRVLNSCEVYNPATESWTELAAMLDARKNHGLVFVNDRIYAVGGQNGLGGLDSIEYYDIKMNDWKMVSTMPWKGVTVKCAAVGSIIYVLAGFQGVGRLGHILEYNTETDKWTTNSKVRAFPVTSCLICVVDTCGANEEKLET is encoded by the exons AAAATTCTGTGTGATGTCCTCCTGGTGGTGTCAGATAGAAAAATCCCAGCTCATCGAGTAGTGCTTGCAGCTGCCAGCCACTTTTTCAGTCTGATGTTTACCA CAAATATGCTTGAATCAAAATCTTATGAAGTGGAACTCAAAGATGCTGAACCTGACATAATTGAACTGCTGGTAGAGTTTGCATATACTGCAAG GATCTCTGTTAACAGCAATAATGTTCAATCTTTGTTGGATGCAGCAAACCAGTATCAGATTGAACCTGTGAAGAAAATGTGTGTTGAGTTCCTCAAAGAGCAAATTGATGCTTCAAATTGCCTTG GAATAAGTGTGTTGGCAGAGTGCCTCGACTGTCCAGAGCTCAAGACTTCGGCAGATGCATTCATTCATCAGCATTTCACTGAAGTTTACAAAACTGATGAGTTTTTACAACTTGATGTCAaaagagtaactcacctgctgaaacAAGATGCACTGACAGTTAGAGCAGAAGACCAG GTTTATGATGCAGCAGTCAGGTGGTTAAAATATGATGAGCTCAATCGACAGCAACATATGGTTGATATTTTGGCTAAAGTCAGATTTCCACTAATCTCTAAGAATTTCTTGAGTAAAACTGTCCAAGCAGAATCACTCATACAGGATAATCCAGAGTGTCTTAAAATGGTTATTA GTGGCATGCGCTATCATCTTCTGTCTCCAGAGGATAGAGAAGAATTGGGAGAAAGTACACGTCCAAGACAGAAGAAACATGATTATCGTATCGCATTGTTTGGTGGATCTCAGCCCCAGTCCTGTCGATATTTTAATCCTAAG GATTATACTTGGATGGACATTCGTTGTCCGTTTGAGAAGCGTCGAGATGCAGCCTGTGTCTTCTGGGACAATGTTGTTTACATATTGGGTGGTTCACAGCTTTTCCCCATCAAACGGATGGACTGCTACAATGTCGTTAAGGACAGCTGGTATTCTAAGCTGGGTCCTCCAACCCCTCGAGACAGTCTTGCAGCATGTGCTGCAGAAGGCAAAATTTACACATCTGGAGGCTCTGAAGTAG GAAACTCTGCCTTGTATCTGTTTGAGTGCTATGATACCAGAACAGAGAATTGGCATACCAAACCCAGTATGTTGACACCTCGATGCAGCCATGGTATGGTGGAAGCTAAAGGACTCATCTATGTTTGTGGGGGAAGTTTAGGCAACAATGTATCTGGAAGAGTTCTAAATTCCTGTGAAGTATACAATCCTGCAACTGAGTC GTGGACAGAACTGGCTGCAATGCTGGATGCTAGGAAGAACCATGGACTAGTTTTTGTAAATGATAGAATCTATGCTGTTGGTGGACAAAATGGACTTG GTGGTCTGGATTCCATAGAATATTATGATATTAAGATGAATGATTGGAAAATGGTGTCAACGATGCCCTGGAAAGGGGTAACAGTCAAATGTGCAGCAGTAGGCTCCATCATCTATGTCTTGGCTGGTTTCCAAGGTGTAGGCCGATTAGGTCACATTTTGGAGTATAATACTGAGACTGACAAATGGACAACCAATTCTAAGGTCCGCGCTTTCCCTGTAACCAGTTGTCTTATATGTGTTGTAGACACATGTGGTGCAAATGAAGAAAAGCTTGAAACTTGA